One part of the Lycium ferocissimum isolate CSIRO_LF1 chromosome 8, AGI_CSIRO_Lferr_CH_V1, whole genome shotgun sequence genome encodes these proteins:
- the LOC132068221 gene encoding nudix hydrolase 2-like → MRIIKFLCRSHFLSYATFPTTLFFCSKRHFLACPSVKLSLCQNQGKLTKIRYGIYLNTRSSMSCSATPAMAREKEMEQMDRILAAKEDDYGGVIVEMTNEPLDPSVFASLLRASLSHWRQQGKKGVWIKLPIELVTLIEPAVKEGFYYHHAEPKYLMLVSWLPGTANTIPANATHRVGIGAFVVNEKNEVLVVQEKSGKFRGTGVWKFPTGVVDEGEDICDAAVREVKEETGVDAKFVEILAFRQSHKSFFDKSDLFFVCMLQPLSFDIQKQDTEIEAAEWMPFEQYAAQPFVQGHDLPRYISDICSAKIQGRYTGFSSVPTVTSFSEKNTHLYMNNNVRTTGHDDL, encoded by the exons ATgagaataattaaatttttgtgtCGCAGTCATTTTCTTTCCTATGCCACCTTTccaacaactttatttttttgctcaaaacgtCATTTCTTGGCTTGCCCTTCAGTGAAACTCAGTTTATGCCAAAATCAAG GCAAATTGACCAAGATTAGGTACGGAATTTACCTAAATACAAGGTCATCAATGAGTTGTTCTGCAACTCCAGCAATGGCAAGGGAGAAAGAAATGGAACAAATGGATAGAATATTAGCTGCAAAAGAGGATGACTATGGTGGGGTGATAGTGGAAATGACTAATGAGCCCTTGGACCCTTCTGTCTTTGCATCTTTGCTTAGAGCCTCACTTTCTCATTGGAGACAACAG GGTAAAAAAGGTGTTTGGATCAAATTGCCTATTGAGCTTGTAACACTTATAGAACCTGCTGTTAAG GAAGGATTTTATTACCACCATGCAGAACCAAAATACTTGATGCTCGTGAGTTGGCTGCCTGGAACTGCTAACACTATTCCAGCAAATGCTACGCATAGAGTGGGCATTGGTGCTTTCGTCGTGAATGAAAAGAATGAG GTGCTAGTTGTCCAAGAAAAGAGTGGAAAATTTCGTGGAACCGGTGTGTGGAAGTTCCCCACAGGAGTTGTTGATGAG GGTGAAGATATATGTGATGCAGCTGTCagagaagtgaaagaagagacAGGA GTTGATGCGAAGTTTGTAGAAATACTGGCATTCAG GCAAAGTCACAAGTCATTTTTTGACAAGTCAGATTTGTTCTTCGTCTGCATGCTACAACCTCTCTCCTTTGATATCCAGAAGCAGGACACAGAAATAGAGGCAGCCGAG TGGATGCCATTTGAACAGTACGCAGCTCAGCCATTCGTCCAAGGACATGATCTTCCCAGATACATTTCTGACATATGCTCAGCAAAGATACAGGGAAGGTATACTGGATTCTCATCGGTTCCTACAGTGACGAGTTTTTCTGAGAAGAATACTCACCTGTACATGAATAACAATGTCAGAACAACTGGTCATGATGACCTCTAA